One window of Medicago truncatula cultivar Jemalong A17 chromosome 2, MtrunA17r5.0-ANR, whole genome shotgun sequence genomic DNA carries:
- the LOC25487834 gene encoding kiwellin, with protein sequence MTLISNLVFLASIFLFNITNLPFLTNAISSCNGGCNDLNDCYGQLICINGKCNDDPDIGTHICSGRKTINPPLAGGNCQSSGNLQCDGQSHPQYQCSPRVSSSTQALLTWNDFSEGGSGGGPSECYGKYQNNNENIVALSTGWYKGGSRCGQMVRITARNGRSVTAKVVDECDSVNGCDEEHAWQPPCRNNIVDGSVAVWNALGLNTDDGVVPVTWSIA encoded by the coding sequence ATGACTCTCATATCAAATCTTGTTTTTCTAGCTTCCATTTTCCTTTTCAACATTACAAACCTTCCTTTCCTCACCAACGCTATTTCTTCATGCAACGGAGGATGCAACGATCTCAACGACTGTTATGGTCAACTCATTTGCATCAACGGAAAATGTAACGATGACCCAGATATTGGGACCCACATCTGCAGTGGAAGAAAAACCATTAATCCACCACTGGCTGGTGGTAACTGCCAATCCTCCGGCAACCTTCAATGCGACGGCCAATCACACCCTCAATACCAGTGCTCTCCACGAGTTTCATCCTCCACACAAGCATTACTCACGTGGAATGATTTCAGTGAAGGAGGAAGTGGAGGAGGTCCGTCGGAGTGCTACGGAAAATACCAGAACAATAACGAAAATATTGTGGCGTTGTCTACTGGGTGGTATAAAGGAGGTTCAAGATGTGGGCAAATGGTTAGAATCACAGCGAGGAATGGGAGGAGTGTGACGGCGAAGGTGGTGGATGAATGTGATTCAGTGAATGGTTGTGATGAGGAGCATGCATGGCAGCCACCTTGTCGTAACAATATTGTGGATGGATCTGTAGCTGTGTGGAATGCATTAGGGTTAAATACTGATGATGGTGTGGTACCAGTTACATGGTCTATAGCttga